The window TCTGAAGTTCCAGCTACCCATCCCCCTATAAATACATCAAAATCTCCTTGAGCTGTCATTTGTAAGTAAGTTCCCCATTCTACAGTTTCAATTTCTGCATTTATTCCAACCTCTTTTAAATTAGCTTGTATAATCTGAGCGGCTTGTAATCTTACTGGATTATCATTAGACATAATTTTTATTGTCTTATTTTTTACTCCTGATTTTTCTAAAAGTTCTTTAGCTACTTCTGGATTATAATCTATTTTTCCAACTTTTTGATCACTTCCAAAAACTGTAGGATTTACTATTGTATTTGCCACACTCGCTTTTCCTAAATAAACTGCATCTACTATACTTTGTTTGTCTATAGCATAATTTAAAGCCTTTCTATAATCCTTATTATTAAAAGGTTCTCTTGCTGTATTTAAAGTCAAATACTCTGTTGATGTTGTAGGAAATGAAACTGCATATAAGTCCGAACTTCCTTCTACAGTTTGAACGTCAATTGGTGCAATCGTGGCTATATCAACCTCTCCTGTTTCCAATGCCGCTAATCTACTTGTATTCTCAGGAATAGCTCTAAATATTAGTTCATCTATCTTAGCTTTATCACCAAAATATTCCTCGTTAGCTACTAATTGTATTTTTTCTCCATCTCCCCAACTCTTATATTTAAATGCTCCAGTTCCCATAGCGTCTGTAGCAATATTTCCATTTTTTTCTTCTGTGTATTTTTCATTTAATATCGCAGTTAAAGGATAAGATAATGTGTACAACAGGGGTGCTGACGGTTCCTTTAATTTTATTTTAACTTCATAGTCATTTAGTGGCTCAACACTCTCAATAACGTCTAACATTACTTTTGTAGCTGGCTTTTCTACCATTCTATTTAAACTAAAAATAACATCACTTGCTTTTAATTCATCTCCATTATGAAACTTGACACCCTTTTTTAATTTTATAACTAATTCTGTCGGTGTTATATACTCGTAAGATTCAGCTAGTTCTGGAGCTATTTTTCCATTCTCATCAATCTGAAACAGTGTATTATATATCTGCTCCACTATAGAAAGCGATGGAATTTCATTATACATAGCTGGATCTAAGCTTTTAGGTTTAGATCCTAATGAAACCGTTACTACTTTAGTTTTCTCTTCATTTTTTACCCCATTCTCTTTTTCACCACAAGCACCTATAGCTAAGCAAGCTATTGCCAATCCAAATAAATACTTTTTACTCATTTTATTAAACCTCCCCAAGTTTGTAATTTTTAAAATACTACTCCTTCTTTAAAATTTTGTCAATTCAATTTTGAAAATTTTTTTCAATATATTATAAAAAAGAAAAAAAGTTATAGAAATTTTCTATAACTTTTAGTTAAGTACCATTTTTATATCATTTTCAATATATTGAAAAAATTCATTATATCTTAATCTATATAACAGATTCGGAGATAAATACAATGAATTATTTTCTCCTTTTAAATTTAAACTTCCTAATATTGAATCTCTTCCATAAATAGGATTAGATGGTGATATTGGTATCGCTACATGTGATAAAGAAAAATTAGATTCATTCCATTTAAGATTTGATTTATTTTCTTCAGAAAATACATTGTTATTATAGTTTAATATAGCTACTTCATCATCTTTTTTACTACTATAATTACTAATAAATGCTACATTAAATTTAAAATTTAATTCTGACATTTCGTCTTTTAAATTCAATTTTATTAAATTGGGTTTAAAAAAATCTTCAAATTTTCTATTTATATCAAAAATAACTAACTTATTATTTGGATTTTCCATTTTTTCAAAAATGTCATATAAATCTTTATCTAGAACAGTAGAATCTACTAATGAAGTGTAGCTATAAATAGGAGGTAAGTTCATTTTTTCCTCTTTACCCAGCTTTGAAAAATTCAGCTTTGCTTTTTTTATTAGATAATATACCTGAATCCCTGGATTTTTAGGAAAAGAGTTGTACTTACTTGGGTCATATTCTGGATTTATATCTAACCATTGAAATTTTTTAAAGTATGGAATCATACTAACCCAACTATCTAAAAAACCAAATTTTGCTGCAGAAGATACTCCCATAGCTGGTGATAACCAAAATACCTTTTGAGGAGTAGGTAACTCTTTATCTTTTTTTACACTCTGAGTTATATACTGTAAAGTTGCTGCTGCTCCTGTTGAAAATCCTACCATATAAAACTCTGGATTTTTTATATCTTTTAATTTTTCTTTTATCATTTTAGAACCAAATATTGCAGCTTCCTCAAAATCTTTTTGAGATATTTTCGGTAACTCTCCTGGAAAAGTACCATGGTATTTATATCTTAATCCCAAAACATAGTATCCCTTTTCATAAAAAATTTGACCCACGTCTCTCATCATAAAAGGTGAATCTGTTAATCCATGAAGTAAAAGTACTCCTCCTTTAATCTTTTCTGGAATAAGTTCAAAAGAACTATTTATATTTTCACCTTTTTCGTTTATTGGTGATAATATACCATTTTTAGAAAATCTTGTTAGATCATCTTTTGATTTAACTTCTACTTCTGCATAAGTTTTTTCTAAAAATTCTTTCTCTGCAACTAAATATTCATCAATTGTTTTAAATTTTTCGTACTCTGGTTCTTCATATTTACTTTTTTCATGCCATTTTTTTAATTCTGGTGCCATCTTATTGTATAAATAAGCTCTAGTAAATTGAACCACTAATATTAATATTATCAGAAAAATTAAAAATTTCTTAATTACATTGATGACTCTTTTCACAAATAATTCCCCCTTTAATTTATACTTATCTAAACTAATAAAAGCTATCATCAAACTTTTTATAAGTTGACAATAGCTTTTTACTTTTTTAATAAATTTTGTCTAGCCCTAATTTCCTAGAACATTACCTTTTTTATTATAATTATCCACTGCTGCTCCACCTAAAGCTCCAACTCCAGCTCCTATTAAAGCACCTTTAGAATCTCCTGAAATTGCTGTTCCAACCAATGCTCCAGCTCCAGCTCCTACTAATGCACTTTTCTCTCTAGATGTCATATTCGAGCAACCTACTAACATTAAACCTAAAATTAAACCTACAAATAATTTTTTCATTTTAAGGACCTCCTATAAAATTAAATCAATATAATAATTTATTTTATTATACTACTCAACTTTATAATTTCCTTGCTTTTAAACTAATTCTCTCAATAATTTAGCTAACTGATCTGGGCAAGATGTCCCTCTCTCTGAACAATCAATACCTTCTAATTTTTTTATTACATTTTCTATTGTCATTCCTTCAACTAATTTTTCAATAGCAACTGTATTACCGTCACATCCTCCGAAAAATTCAA of the Cetobacterium somerae ATCC BAA-474 genome contains:
- a CDS encoding ABC transporter substrate-binding protein, with amino-acid sequence MSKKYLFGLAIACLAIGACGEKENGVKNEEKTKVVTVSLGSKPKSLDPAMYNEIPSLSIVEQIYNTLFQIDENGKIAPELAESYEYITPTELVIKLKKGVKFHNGDELKASDVIFSLNRMVEKPATKVMLDVIESVEPLNDYEVKIKLKEPSAPLLYTLSYPLTAILNEKYTEEKNGNIATDAMGTGAFKYKSWGDGEKIQLVANEEYFGDKAKIDELIFRAIPENTSRLAALETGEVDIATIAPIDVQTVEGSSDLYAVSFPTTSTEYLTLNTAREPFNNKDYRKALNYAIDKQSIVDAVYLGKASVANTIVNPTVFGSDQKVGKIDYNPEVAKELLEKSGVKNKTIKIMSNDNPVRLQAAQIIQANLKEVGINAEIETVEWGTYLQMTAQGDFDVFIGGWVAGTSDSDIVLFPLLHSSYKGGAGNRANFENPEYDRLVELGRKSTESSERIEAYSKAQEILAEENPLVPLYYKNENMGLNKRIKNFVPVANTIHNYAAIEVQ
- a CDS encoding alpha/beta hydrolase produces the protein MKRVINVIKKFLIFLIILILVVQFTRAYLYNKMAPELKKWHEKSKYEEPEYEKFKTIDEYLVAEKEFLEKTYAEVEVKSKDDLTRFSKNGILSPINEKGENINSSFELIPEKIKGGVLLLHGLTDSPFMMRDVGQIFYEKGYYVLGLRYKYHGTFPGELPKISQKDFEEAAIFGSKMIKEKLKDIKNPEFYMVGFSTGAAATLQYITQSVKKDKELPTPQKVFWLSPAMGVSSAAKFGFLDSWVSMIPYFKKFQWLDINPEYDPSKYNSFPKNPGIQVYYLIKKAKLNFSKLGKEEKMNLPPIYSYTSLVDSTVLDKDLYDIFEKMENPNNKLVIFDINRKFEDFFKPNLIKLNLKDEMSELNFKFNVAFISNYSSKKDDEVAILNYNNNVFSEENKSNLKWNESNFSLSHVAIPISPSNPIYGRDSILGSLNLKGENNSLYLSPNLLYRLRYNEFFQYIENDIKMVLN
- a CDS encoding YMGG-like glycine zipper-containing protein; this encodes MKKLFVGLILGLMLVGCSNMTSREKSALVGAGAGALVGTAISGDSKGALIGAGVGALGGAAVDNYNKKGNVLGN
- a CDS encoding TIGR03905 family TSCPD domain-containing protein codes for the protein MKILKTKGVCAKEIGIKLNGNIVEKIEFFGGCDGNTVAIEKLVEGMTIENVIKKLEGIDCSERGTSCPDQLAKLLRELV